A stretch of Amblyraja radiata isolate CabotCenter1 chromosome 34, sAmbRad1.1.pri, whole genome shotgun sequence DNA encodes these proteins:
- the pigbos1 gene encoding protein PIGBOS1, whose translation MLPGGLTFPRLTLAAVVGVAGGLYIYRPLYKQYRLEQAKARGNSAPGAESGGTNIDGSAPPRAAGGDGKAGGEAEAEVTE comes from the exons ATGTTGCCGGGCGGGTTGACCTTCCCTCGGTTGACCCTGGCGGCCGTCGTGGGGGTGGCGGGCGGACTGTACATCTACAGGCCGCTGTATAAACAGTATCGCCTGGAACAAGCCAAGGCCCGGGGCAACTCGGCTCCCGGCGCCGAGAGCGGCGGCACCAACATTGACGGCTCGGCACCGCCTCGGGCCGCGGGCGGCGACGGTAAAGCGGGCGGCGAGGCCG AAGCTGAAGTCACTGAGTAG